A single Anopheles funestus chromosome 2RL, idAnoFuneDA-416_04, whole genome shotgun sequence DNA region contains:
- the LOC125765935 gene encoding cytochrome P450 4d1-like: protein MFFLPAFIVVLGLIIYWCKLVRDSAQFAAHVPGPRSYPIIGSTHLFMGSDEQTFSVINELFRKYDQMFKLPLGPKTVLCLSHPDLIQQALTNRACQDKAFFYRFLEMDYGLLSSRYADWKLYRKLLNPAFNQRILISFISIFSRCSADMVARMAKEEDSPKPFDVLHYTSQCTLEMVCASSLKSDITDDPHAKDVCGGIEKICSIMSSRLFNVLLYSDLLFTLTQRYKEMQKLRIKLQRVVDPILYGRREEIVQERLENFHSDSEEHYRKPMVFLDQLLNTKRGDEDLAMKEIENHIYTIIGAGSETSANQVAYILLLLAMHPDVQDRVYEEIRSIYGDSSLNVSYETISAQNYLDQVIKETMRLFPVAPLIGRETIETVELGDVVVPPGVTLLMNILTVHRNKDLWGERAHVFDPDRFDPSTYDTDKHHPFSYIPFGGGPRNCIGYRYGMFTMKIMVTQVLHSYVLSTPLSLNDSLKLSFAVTLKTGVGHQIRIKRRLNVLQ, encoded by the exons ATGTTCTTCCTGCCAGCGTTCATTGTGGTGCTAGGATTAATTATCTACTGGTGTAAACTGGTAAGAGACAGTGCCCAATTCGCGGCACATGTTCCAGGACCAAGATCGTACCCTATTATCGGTTCTACTCACCTGTTTATGGGCTCCGATGAGCAAACGTTCAGTGTAATCAATGAGTTGTTTCGCAAGTATGATCAAATGTTCAAACTACCACTGGGGCCGAAAACTGTCCTGTGTTTGTCACACCCGGATCTTATCCAGCAAGCTCTGACTAATAGAGCATGCCAGGATAAGGCATTTTTCTACCGTTTTCTCGAGATGGATTATGGATTACTCTCGTCCCGCT acgCGGATTGGAAGCTGTACCGCAAACTGTTAAATCCTGCATTCAATCAACGCATCTTGATTAGCTTCATATCGATATTTAGCCGTTGCTCGGCGGATATGGTTGCACGCATGGCTAAAGAGGAAGATAGCCCTAAACCATTCGATGTGCTCCACTATACGTCACAATGTACGTTGGAAATGGTGTGTGCGAGCTCGCTGAAAAGTGACATTACGGATGATCCACATGCAAAAGATGTTTGTGGTGGTATTGAAAAGATATGTTCTATTATGAGCAGCCGTCTATTTAACGTGTTGCTATACAGTGACTTGTTATTTACTCTGACACAACGCTATAAAGAAATGCAGAAACTGCGCATCAAATTACAACGTGTAGTAGATCCT ATCTTATACGGACGACGCGAGGAAATTGTGCAAGAAcgattggaaaattttcattccgaCAGCGAGGAACATTATCGAAAGCCAATGGTGTTCCTCGATCAGCTGTTAAACACAAAACGTGGTGATGAAGATCTAGCAATGAAGGAGATCGAAAATCATATCTATACCATCATAGGAGCT GGCAGTGAAACTTCAGCCAACCAAGTCGCCTATATCTTGTTGCTACTGGCAATGCATCCAGATGTACAGGATCGCGTGTATGAAGAAATCCGCTCCATATACGGAGACTCGTCGCTAAACGTATCGTATGAAACAATTTCCGCTCAAAACTATCTAGATCAAGTGATCAAAGAAACAATGAGACTGTTTCCGGTTGCGCCCCTTATTGGTCGGGAAACGATCGAGACGGTAGAGCTGGGAGATGTTGTTGTCCCGCCCGGAGTAACGCTGCTTATGAATATTCTCACCGTGCACCGCAACAAGGACCTATGGGGTGAACGGGCGCATGTGTTTGATCCTGATCGCTTCGATCCTTCGACTTATGATACAGACAAACATCATCCGTTCAGCTACATTCCGTTTGGAGGTGGACCAAGAAATTGTATCGGATATCGATACGGCATGTTCACGATGAAAATTATGGTCACTCAAGTGCTTCACAGTTATGTGTTGTCCACTCCGCTCTCGCTTAACGATTCTTTAAAACTGTCGTTTGCAGTCACTCTCAAAACAGGTGTAGGGCATCAAATACGCATTAAACGTAGACTGAATGTTTTGCAGTGA